One window of Trifolium pratense cultivar HEN17-A07 linkage group LG5, ARS_RC_1.1, whole genome shotgun sequence genomic DNA carries:
- the LOC123885306 gene encoding DNA replication licensing factor MCM6-like — translation MQEGTDLAQMRRRDLIKWYVELQNEKNKYRSTEEPAQEVNVIKAIIECLVQREGHLIVVDDDGKLAAVEAAGIEQSALVSINDRILAVTFNYSI, via the exons ATGCAAGAAG GAACTGATTTGGCACAGATGAGACGACGAGATTTGATCAAATGGTATGTGGAACtgcaaaatgagaaaaataaatacagATCTACAGAGGAGCCAGCGCAAGAAGTTAACGTGATTAAAGCAATTATAGAg TGTTTAGTTCAAAGAGAGGGACATCTGATAGTGGTAGATGATGATGGTAAGCTAGCAGCAGTAGAAGCTGCGGGTATAGAACAGTCCGCATTAGTATCCATAAATGATCGAATTTTAGCCGTGACTTTTAATTACTCCATCTGA